The stretch of DNA AGAGGGCAAATAAGACTGTCAGTACTGTGAAAGACATACCTTCCATTGTGAATCCTGATATTTTCGGCAACATTGGTGACGATGCCCCATTATCCTTTAGGAGGGCTGGTGAAGAACATGGGCCCAGGTTATCCTTCAAGAGGGCAAGTACCTCCGTACTGAAGAACAGGCGCTCATTTGTGAGTCctgatacttttggcaacattggtGGCAATGCCCCATTATCCGTCAGGAGGGCTGGCGAAGAACATGGGCCCTGGTTATCCTTCAAGAGGGCAAGTACCTCTATACTGAAGAACAAACGCTCATTTGTGAATCCTGATATTTTCGGCAACATTGGTGACAATGCCCCATTATCCTTTAGGAGGGATGGTGAAGAACATGGGCCCGGGTTATCCTTCGAGAGGGCAATTACCTCTCTCAAGAATAGGCGCTCGTTTGTGAATCCTAATATTTATGCCCCATTATCCTTCACGAAGGCTGGTGAAGAACATGGGCCCTTGTTATCCTTCAAGAGGGCAAGTACCTCGGTTGTGAATCCTACTTTGTTTGACAATGATGATGTCAAGGCCCCATTATCCTTCAGGAGGGCAACTACCTCCGTGAAGAACACGGCCTCGATTACAAATCCTGTTATTGACAATGATGATGACGAGGCCCCAGTACTTTCTTTCGAGCAAAAAAGTGAAGATCATGCAAAATCAGGGAGTGGAAATGGTGGATCACAAGGTGGAAGACCCAAGAAGAAATATAAGGGAACCACATCGATACCAAGCACTGAAGAAACCATGGAACACAAAGCGTCAAATCAAGGACAACAATACTCAATCTCAAGGTGCATGGAGGTgttgcatggcatggatgatgtatCCGACGAGATCAAGGTCCTTGCCTCCGATGTTTTGAAGGATGCATCAAGTCGAGAGTTTTTTCTATGCTATGAACCAAGACTCCGTGGTTTGTGGTCGAAGAAGGAAGTGGCTAAACTTGGCACTCAGTTGCCTCCATGTAAGTGATGTTGTCTTTGCCTTCAACTCTATTTCTTCTTGCTAGCCGATGGCTATGTGTGAATGCTTGACTGAATCTGGATATTAGTTTGTACCAATGTATCAAATACCATCTTATATATATGCACAACTTGGTGAAAAATAGAGGTTTTCTGAATATGTAGTGTATACATGCTTGTTTTATGTGGATGTGCTATGATTAATTTTATTGTATTTCCTTTAACAATTAGAAGTTTCCATCATACGTGCTAGTCCTATTAATTAATTTATCTGTCAGAGTTCTGCTAGGGTATCTGATGAGATCATTGTGTGATGATAACGTTGTACGGTTTCTAAGTTCAGTTACCGATGAGACATCCAGATTTTCTGTTGTTGGTATTCGTCGAAATATAGTTCCATTTTCTGTAACACATAGGAGAGCAAATATCATGACATCTTCATTTTCAATTGATTTGTGACACATTCCATTTTAAATATTTTTATAGATGTGCATCAGGGCAATCCTTCCATTATTATGT from Triticum dicoccoides isolate Atlit2015 ecotype Zavitan chromosome 6A, WEW_v2.0, whole genome shotgun sequence encodes:
- the LOC119315406 gene encoding uncharacterized protein LOC119315406, which encodes MSTSRSAEETSQVAIAFLDSDDDEGKAPLSFERANKTVSTVKDIPSIVNPDIFGNIGDDAPLSFRRAGEEHGPRLSFKRASTSVLKNRRSFVSPDTFGNIGGNAPLSVRRAGEEHGPWLSFKRASTSILKNKRSFVNPDIFGNIGDNAPLSFRRDGEEHGPGLSFERAITSLKNRRSFVNPNIYAPLSFTKAGEEHGPLLSFKRASTSVVNPTLFDNDDVKAPLSFRRATTSVKNTASITNPVIDNDDDEAPVLSFEQKSEDHAKSGSGNGGSQGGRPKKKYKGTTSIPSTEETMEHKASNQGQQYSISRCMEVLHGMDDVSDEIKVLASDVLKDASSREFFLCYEPRLRGLWSKKEVAKLGTQLPP